The Trichosurus vulpecula isolate mTriVul1 chromosome 3, mTriVul1.pri, whole genome shotgun sequence genome includes a window with the following:
- the THG1L gene encoding probable tRNA(His) guanylyltransferase isoform X1, producing MSAQEELRPPACSACSDSGKYGNSKRVSVSSRVAMAKSKFEYVRDFETDDTCLAHCWVVVRLDGRNFHRFAEKHNFTKPNDSRALELMTQCAQTVMTQLEDIVMAYGQSDEYSFVFKRKSNWFRRRASKFMTNVASQFASSYVFYWKDYFKDQDLLYPPAFDGRVVVYPSNQTLKDYLSWRQADCHINNLYNTVFWMLIQRSKLTPAQAQERLQGTLAADKNEILFSEYNINYNNEPPMYRKGTVLIWKKIKEVTSKEIKLPGETEEKKVEVTRTRTKPVALHCDIIGDAFWKEHPEILEDDS from the exons AGTCTCCGTTAGCAGCAGGGTCGCCATGGCGAAGAGCAAATTCGAGTACGTTCGGGATTTCGAGACGGATGACACATGCCTAGCCCATTGCTGGGTGGTGGTGCGGCTGGACGGAAGGAACTTCCATCG TTTTGCAGAAAAACACAACTTTACAAAACCCAATGATAGCCGAGCCCTGGAATTGATGACCCAATGTGCCCAGACTGTAATGACACAACTAGAAGATATTGTCATGGCGTATGGACAAAGTGATGAATATAGCTTTGTATTCAAACGGAAGAGCAATTGGTTTAGAAGAAGAGCCAG TAAATTTATGACAAACGTGGCTTCTCAGTTTGCCTCCAGCTATGTCTTTTATTGGAAGGATTACTTTAAGGACCAAGACCTTCTATACCCTCCAGCCTTTGATGGAAGAGTCGTGGTGTATCCTAGCAACCAGACCTTAAAGGACTATCTCAGTTGGCGACAAGCAGAtt GTCACATTAATAATCTTTATAACACAGTTTTCTGGATGCTGATACAGCGATCTAAATTAACACCAGCACAAGCTCAAGAAAGATTACAG GGAACACTTGCTGCAGATAAGaatgaaattttgttttctgaataCAACATCAACTACAATAATGAACCACCAATGTACAGGAAAGGAACTGTACTCATATGGAAAAAG atTAAAGAAGTTACATCAAAGGAAATCAAGCTTccaggagaaacagaagaaaaaaaagttgaagtgACACGGACAAGGACTAAACCAGTGGCTTTACACTGTGATATCATTGGCGACGCTTTCTGGAAGGAGCATCCTGAGATCCTTGAAGATGACAgctga
- the THG1L gene encoding probable tRNA(His) guanylyltransferase isoform X2, whose protein sequence is MTQCAQTVMTQLEDIVMAYGQSDEYSFVFKRKSNWFRRRASKFMTNVASQFASSYVFYWKDYFKDQDLLYPPAFDGRVVVYPSNQTLKDYLSWRQADCHINNLYNTVFWMLIQRSKLTPAQAQERLQGTLAADKNEILFSEYNINYNNEPPMYRKGTVLIWKKIKEVTSKEIKLPGETEEKKVEVTRTRTKPVALHCDIIGDAFWKEHPEILEDDS, encoded by the exons ATGACCCAATGTGCCCAGACTGTAATGACACAACTAGAAGATATTGTCATGGCGTATGGACAAAGTGATGAATATAGCTTTGTATTCAAACGGAAGAGCAATTGGTTTAGAAGAAGAGCCAG TAAATTTATGACAAACGTGGCTTCTCAGTTTGCCTCCAGCTATGTCTTTTATTGGAAGGATTACTTTAAGGACCAAGACCTTCTATACCCTCCAGCCTTTGATGGAAGAGTCGTGGTGTATCCTAGCAACCAGACCTTAAAGGACTATCTCAGTTGGCGACAAGCAGAtt GTCACATTAATAATCTTTATAACACAGTTTTCTGGATGCTGATACAGCGATCTAAATTAACACCAGCACAAGCTCAAGAAAGATTACAG GGAACACTTGCTGCAGATAAGaatgaaattttgttttctgaataCAACATCAACTACAATAATGAACCACCAATGTACAGGAAAGGAACTGTACTCATATGGAAAAAG atTAAAGAAGTTACATCAAAGGAAATCAAGCTTccaggagaaacagaagaaaaaaaagttgaagtgACACGGACAAGGACTAAACCAGTGGCTTTACACTGTGATATCATTGGCGACGCTTTCTGGAAGGAGCATCCTGAGATCCTTGAAGATGACAgctga
- the THG1L gene encoding probable tRNA(His) guanylyltransferase isoform X3: MDKVMNIALYSNGRAIGLEEEPAFDGRVVVYPSNQTLKDYLSWRQADCHINNLYNTVFWMLIQRSKLTPAQAQERLQGTLAADKNEILFSEYNINYNNEPPMYRKGTVLIWKKIKEVTSKEIKLPGETEEKKVEVTRTRTKPVALHCDIIGDAFWKEHPEILEDDS; this comes from the exons ATGGACAAAGTGATGAATATAGCTTTGTATTCAAACGGAAGAGCAATTGGTTTAGAAGAAGAGCCAG CCTTTGATGGAAGAGTCGTGGTGTATCCTAGCAACCAGACCTTAAAGGACTATCTCAGTTGGCGACAAGCAGAtt GTCACATTAATAATCTTTATAACACAGTTTTCTGGATGCTGATACAGCGATCTAAATTAACACCAGCACAAGCTCAAGAAAGATTACAG GGAACACTTGCTGCAGATAAGaatgaaattttgttttctgaataCAACATCAACTACAATAATGAACCACCAATGTACAGGAAAGGAACTGTACTCATATGGAAAAAG atTAAAGAAGTTACATCAAAGGAAATCAAGCTTccaggagaaacagaagaaaaaaaagttgaagtgACACGGACAAGGACTAAACCAGTGGCTTTACACTGTGATATCATTGGCGACGCTTTCTGGAAGGAGCATCCTGAGATCCTTGAAGATGACAgctga